The window GTGATTGTGGTCTGCGTTACAGACTGTCAAGTGTGCCTTGCTTATTAAGTGTGCTGCTTTTGTTTTAGGTACAACTCTAAAAGGAGACATTGGAGAAGGACCAAGCTGGGCTTGTAAAGAGCTGCTCTAATGGGAACTCTAATGACACATGCATCTCTCCTGCCTCAAGCCCTGAAATACACATTGCTACAAAAATCATCACTGACCCATTTTGGAGTGTTGAATCTTGttgttcttccctctctccccccgcacTCCTAAAAACCAAACTAAACTGCAGTCTTGAAAGATAACTTTAATAGACTCTTTAGAATACTATAACTGAAAAATGAAGACTGTTCAATTAGTGTTCTTTATTTCTGTGCTCAAATTATTGATTTAATTTGTATTGTCACTTTGCTGGTTTGTTAATAAAAATGAGCATTATTGATCCTTTGAGTGAATGGTTCTGGCTGAATTTATTACCTGTTGCTTGAGATGGGTGGGTAATCTGGAGAATAAAGACTGAAATTAATGTGAGCATTTATCAGTGTATGAGAAAAGATCCTGCCATCCCAGTCTCTTATCTGTACTATTTGAAACAAGCAGACCAAACTAGTATCTCCCTTTTGCCATAATTATACATTAACAACCAAAGTTGGGATGTGATTTAGAAATATGAACTTGCCTTTACTTAAAATGTCAATCTCTACTGAGAAAGAGGTGGCTGAACTAGTGAGGGTCACACTCATGTAGAATGTGCAAAGGACTCTACATGAATAAGTAAAATAATCAAACCCGTCTAAAGCAAACTGGAAAATCCCTAGTTACCGGGACACGCCATCCTATATTGTCTTAGTGCTCATAAATTGCTGTATTCATCTTATCTCTGACATCTTGCTACTATTTAACAGTCTGCCTAGTTGGTTTGCTTTATTCTGATAACCCTTTTGtacaccaagggccagatttttcaaaggtatttaagcacctgtctgcatcttcagATTCctaagtatctttaaaaatcttgccCCAAGTTCTTTTGCAGTGACTGGGATGGTGTATATTCTCCAAAAGCACAAGCAATGTATATTGCAAAAATGAAGCATAGAGCAATCCACATGCATTGGCCACAACTTCACATTCAGCTGTGGTGCAGAAATCGTTTTATGTTGCAGATCCAAAAGTGATGCATTAGGAAAACCTTGCCTAGTCAGTTTATTATTCCCAAATAGCCAGATTTAATTTTGGAAACTTGCATTTAGGTAGCCACACAAGATTTTGAAGGGGTATAAAAAGTCAGATATTGGGGATGACTGGAGGTGAAAATCTTTCCAGTTAGGGTTCTAAGTGACATCTAAACACTGAAGACTATCTCCTCTTCCCACTTCTAATCAGTTATCAGCACAATTGAATGATTAATGCTTCTAGTTACAACTAATAAAACAAATTGATTAGGAAGGTTGCTctgtggaggtggggaggaataGAGTTTGGGAATATAATTGGTTAAGTCATCAGTAATACCTGCATTCTCCAGACCCTTAACTAGATGATGATGCAATTACATGGCACCTTGCATGCAAAGAGGGAACATCTACAAAGATCTTTCTTGTTGGGGGGTAACTGAAACAGGGTTCCAAAGCAAGgtgatttgctcaagatcacactgACTGGGTATCAAGGGGAACTGAGCCCTGTCTTGATCCCCTGCTCTCCACCATGTTGGGTCTGATGTATACATTCTGGTTACCTGAAAATAACTCTGGTTTTACTGATACGGCTAAGACCAAGCTAGCTTGGTGCTGAATGGAGCAGAAGAGTGAGCTGTAATTGCTGTCCCTTCTAAGGGACTTTAGTTGAAACTCAGTTCCCTGGTGTCAGCACACCACATCCTGGGGAAGCTTTAAGCCTTTATCACCAGGCCCTGCGGGACCAGGAGAGAGACTGTCAATTTTTAAGAAGATAAATAGGTGGAGCTGATCTTTTTTTACTGGCGTTCATAGGCAGTGAGGGTGCAGCATGTGCTGAGCTAGATCACATAATTTACTTACGGCAGCTTGTTGGGCCTTGCACAATTATCTCTCTCGCCAAAGGCATTTTGGAAATCCTAGTTACCAAAGGCAAGTGAGGCTAGTGCAGCATTTCTCAATTGTGGTCACCATGGTTGCATGCAGCCACCTGGGGCTTTTtgtgtggccacagcctcctgggcagtgactgGGGGCGGGAAAAAGCAGTGTtgacaaacatacaaatatcacttttcacagaaacagACCTACTAGCTagcaaatctttttaaaaaaaaaaataaaaaagccaaagaaacaacaaaaaaagacaagaatattgtgacaaagttcctcctctaccttggtgggtcttgtacttattggtggatttgctcaccttggaccttcacagcagtcctcagtttggccgttttcatgaacccacagtccaggtcgacgactcctgtgtgtgaccaggagttgggaggtttggggggaaccggGGCCTGCCCTcttctccgggttccagcccggggccctgtggaatgcagctgtctagagtatctcctggaacagctgtgcgacagctacaactctctgggctacttccccatggcctcctcccaacaccttctttatcctcaccataggaccttcctcctggtgtctgataatgcttgtactcctcagtcctccaacagtacacGTTCTCAGTCTcggctcctagcgcctcttgctcccagctccttacacacacaccacaaactgaaatgagctccttttaaaacccaggtgtgccgattagcctgccttaattgattctaccagcttcttgattggctgcaggtgttctaatcagcctgtcatcttaattgtctccagaaggttcctgattgttctggaaccttccctgttaccttacccaggaaaaagggacctatttaacctggggctaatatatctgccttctattactctcctgtagccatctggcctgaccctgtcataaCATACAAAGAGCATTATTTGGTTCTATTTTGTTTAGGCCTAGTAACTAATAGAGACAAAATTATTTGTACATTATTTGTACTGAGTGCAATAAAAGCCTACATAAAAAATTACAATCATTTGGACGTGTCTGTGTGCATATTGATTTGTTTtgcctaaagttaattaagtattttaggaaaaattgtcagggtggccaccagcaagagttggtggctgcactctgaggccaccaaaaaatgtcTAGTGAGACCCTTTGGGCAAGTGTTCGGTAACAGGCTTAGGACACATCAGTAATATTTGATCTTCCAGCAGCCCTTCCTGGGGATGTGTAATAGAAGTCTAATTTCTGCATCATTGAGCGAGGAGGATAAGTCTGCAACAGAAGATGAGCACAAAGCATTAATAAAGATGATTTAAATGCTTCAAATCTAACTGGAGACCATGTGCTGCAAGTAGTCTcactccaatttttttaaaaggagctttCTTATGCTCAGAGGTCCTCCAGGAGCCCTGTGTCTGAAAGCTTGATCCACCAGAATCTCTCATAAGCTttccttgtgttttgttttgttttgttttgtttttttaatccaaaagttTTTGTGAATCTtgaattttttctctctccacaaATACAACCACTGAGGAAGAGACCTGCTGTTTGAGGCTGCAGGCGTTTAGAAGATACAGCACTGAGGAAGGCTGAAAACCAACCCTGTTAGATCCATCAATCTCACCCCCTCCTTTCTTGTTTGCTTCCTTTCCTTAACCTGGGCAGGAGTGATCAAACCAATTATACCTACCAGGATAGGCTGCTGACAAAGTTGCTCCCCATCATGAGGGTCAGGGCTGGGATGAAACCAGTCACTAGACAATCCTTTCAGAAGGTATTTGTGGCAATGCTGGTCCAGGCAATCggttaaaatgattttttgttgtaCAACTATTATTAGAtaattgtctagataatacttagtcctgccctcaGTGtgggggactggactggactggtcccttccaattctatgattctactactGTTATTGTGCTATTTTATTCAGACAGTGGCAACTTTCAGCAGGGAGCTGCTTTTTCCTTGGGAAAATAACtcttataattgtttttaaaacattgcccCACCAAATCTTCCTTTTGATTCAAACCCTACCTTAAAGGGACAATGTCCAGACATATTTAGGTCCAAACTGGGGTTTGGTGAAAACAAGCTTGCACAGAATCTCAGCTAACAGGgctatttctgtattttaaatgatTAGTATTTCAGTGGCCatttgcttttttctcttttcagttaGATTGAAAGCTCTTAGGGACAGGGACTGGCAGTTTATACCAAGCCTAAcccaatggggttctggtccaggaCTGAGGCTCTTCTGCATATAGCAACATAAATCATAGTTCAGTTAAATAAGTGTCCCTCTGCAGCCCTGGGAACCCAGACTTCGCAAAAATGTGCTAATGCACCAGGAAATCAGGGCTGAGGTTTTTAAGGATGCTCAAGGAATTTGGATGCCCAAGACCCAAATTGTAATGGAAATCAGGTGTCCAAGTCCCCTAGGCAACTTTGGAAATCTTTGCCTAAGTGGAGTAGGAACTGAGCAGTCTGTTCCCATTATCTGTGCCGAGTGAAATGCAGAGTAAATTAGACTAGTTGGGTTTAGTACACAAAAGCGCTGTTGATAAAATACGTGgggatattttgttttataaatattttttaatgtgaCTTCCTCTGCAGGTATAAAAACGTGCAGCTGAGGTGAGAGGGCATGGGATTGTTAGCTGTGACGTGGGATTCTGCGTAAGCACTGTAAACAATGGGAATGGGGGTATTGTAAGTTGAAAGAGTTCCTTCTTCTCAGGAACTTGTAATTATAGCATCAGTTTAAAGGCTCAACTGTGTTGGCATGTAGTAATATCACTGATAGTAAATGGGTCCATGTTCTtgctctctttgaagtcaatggctagCTCTCTGGGAGCAGAATCAAGGCTCAGACCAGTGAAAAAATGGGAAAACCCCATGACTTCACGTTTTTCTGTAGCTGCAGGAGAGAGACCCTGTGCTAGAAAtcatttaatttgattttcaGTCAGTTTTGGACTAACTTTTTCAATTGTCATTTGAGTTTCAGTATTTAATACAGGGGTCTTAAACACGTGGCCCGCGGGCCGTCCTGCAGCCCACCATAGGAGCCAAGCTCCCCTCTGACCACATAAGGAATAGTTAGagctgtttatattttattaaaacccctatTCACATTATAATttgtaaaaagttaatacattttaatattaattaattaaagtctTCCTTAGCAgagacttttaatagcatactatattactcttaatttttttcatttttgactatacttttgtatcgttgtatgaaaaggtttcagtgatgcggccctcaggccaatgtactagtcctcatgtggccctcgtggggatttgagtttgagatccctgatttaatataaataaaatctagTTCTGCTGTGAAAAGGGATTATGGAAAAGTGGCACCTTCTTAAGGCTGGTGTATACAGAGTGTTCATACTGATTTAACTAGATCAGTTTAGAAGCAGTTCTAGTTAGATCCGTACAGCcccccagtgtggacacagttatattgaTATAAAGGCATTTTCTCCTTGTATAATTTATTCCCCTGTACTATATCTTTGTTTCTAAACCAATagagttaaagcagtacaaaaaaGCCATTGAATAGATCAGGCCTTACCTAAATAAATCGATTTTCAGTGTCCATTACGTATCCTAACTGCTAAACTaagtctttatttttattaaccCTGCAGTCCCAACTCAACTAGGAGTCAGCTGGATTCTATTTCACATCATCAGTTGTTGTTTACATAGTCCTAATCAGTTATATCGGTGCAATCTCACTGAAGTCTATTGCCAAGGTATCACTGCAGGCCTAATTTGGCCTGTAggatctttattactggtgatgatgcacAGCAAGGAAAGAAACTAGCTTGAGTCTCAGAGCCCCTCTTATATTTCCAGGGCTGGTAGTTAGAGGGAAAACATCATTTTCCCTTATAAATGGAGTCTAGAGAAGATGAGCATGACACTCCAGAGGCCATTTTACAGTCATTTCTCAAAGCAGAACCACACAATAAATAAATGGGACAGTTAAAAAAGATCTGATTCTGTGTGAAAGCGAGGCTGGGGCAGCTGTTCGTTttagatatcaggagggccaaatcgcacctggagctgcagctagcaagagatgtcaagagtaacaagaagggtttcttcaggtatgttggcaacaagaagaaagccaaggaaagtgtgggccccttactgaatgagggaggcaagctagtgacagaggatgtggaaaaagctaatgtactcaatgctttttttgcctctgttttcactaacaaggtcagctcccagactgctgtgctgggcaacacaaaatggggaagagatggccagccctctgtagagatagaggtggttagggactatttagaaaagctggacgtgcacaagtccatggggccggacgaattgcatccgagagtgctgaaggaattggcggctgtgattgcagagcccttggccattatctttgaaaactcgtggcgaacgggggaagtcccggatgactggaaaaaggctaatgtagtgcccatctttaaaaaagggaagaaggaggatcctgggaactacaggccagtcagcctcacctcagtccctggaaaaatcatggagcaggtcctcaaagaatcaatcctgaagcacttagaggagaggaaagtgatcaggaacagtcagcatggattcaccaagggaaggtcatgcctgactaatctaatcgccttttatgatgagattactggttctgtggatgaagggaaagcagtggatgtattgtttcttgactttagcaaagcttttgacacggtctcccacagcattcttgtcagcaagttaaggaagtatgggctggatgaatgcactataaggtgggtagaaagctggctagattgtcgggctcaacgggtagtgatcaatggctccatgtctagttggcagccggtgtcaagtggagtgccccaggggtcggtcctggggcccgttttgttcaatatcttcataaatgacctggaggatggtgtggattgcactctcagcaaatttgcggatgatactaaactgggaggagtggtagatacgctggaggggagggataggatacagaaggacctagacaaattggaggattgggccaaaagaaatctaatgaggttcaataaggataagtgcagggtcctgcacttaggatggaagaatccaatgcaccgctacagactagggaccgaatggctcggcagcagttctgcggaaaaggacctaggggtgacagtggacgagaagctggatatgagtcagcagtgtgcccttgttgccaagaaggccaatggcattttgggatgtataagtaggggcatagcgagcagatcgagggacgtgatcgttcccctctattcgacactggtgaggcctcatctggagtactgtgtccagttttgggccccacactacaggaaggatgtggataaattggaaagagtacaacgaagggcaacgaaaatgattaggggtctagagcacatgacttatgaggagaggctgagggagctgggattgtttagtctgcagaagagaagaatgaggggggatttgatagctgctttcaactacctgaaagggggtttcaaagaggatggctctagactgttctcaatggtagcagatgacagaacgaggagtaatggtctcaagttgcaatgggggaggtttagattggatattaggaaaaactttttcactaagagggtggtgaaacactggaatgcgttacctagggaggtggtagaatctccttccttagaggtttttaaggtcaggcttgacaaagccctggctgggatgatttaactgggacttggtcctgctttgagcagggggttggactagatgaccttctggggtcccttccaaccctgatattctatgattctatgattctatgatttaggaCATTCTGAGGCCGCCCCAAAACTTAAAACAAGTTGGGCAAAGTTCCATTTTTCTGATGAATAACATACACTTCAGACAGGTGAGTAGAATTGGATTTACCTTTTTAATACTTACAAATCTGAGCAGTGATACATTAGAAAGAGGGATTAGTAACCACTCCcttctttctttgtctctctggAGTGTCACTTCACCGCATGCCGCTGTAGCTGTACCTTAGTTTATTTGTTGTTCTTATCTCTTACCATTTCTCAGAACAATGTGTGACCAGCTCCTCTTTCCTTTGGGAATCTGATCTAAGTTCCTTTCCTCTGCATGGAACCCACCTACACTAACTTCCACCTAATCtggccccctttccctcccacccagggCTCCATTTATTAGTTTAAAATCTTTAAACCCAGGTGCAGAGAAGATGTCTAGCGCCCGTCCTTTTCTCCATGTTCTGTCCCTCCTTTGGAAGTGCCAGAGCTGCTTAAACAAGCTGCTCCTCCTCACTCCACCATTTTCTCTGTGCTCCACCACCCGAGTCAAACTGGGGACTTAAGCTTTATTTGATTCAGCAAATAGCTTCTAGGAAAAGAAATGCGCATGATACTTTCCAGGGCATTTTGAAGGCACACGTAGTTTAGTGGCATTAcctgttttctgtattttttcctctgtgttcTTCCTTAGCAGAGACATTTAATGAAaagaggatttttgtttttggagtTTCAGCGGCTGCTTATTCCCCACCTGAAGTCCAAATCCTCTGTGACATCTCACTGTGGAATATGGAATGACACGCTGCTAGCTGTCTGTCCAAGGCCCTCCGAGCACCCGGCAAACAACAATCACTCTAATCTTACACCCTCACTGTGAAGTAGGGACGGGGCATTATCCTCATTTGcaaaagaagaaactgaggatcAGAGAGATGAAGTGCCTTGACCAAAGTCATGTGAAAAGCCTTTTGCATAGCCAGAAATAGACTCCAAGTTCTCCATCCAGTCGTGTGCTTTAACCATAAGGCTTCACTTCCTCTGTCACTCCATCCTGTGACTTGTGCCTTTGGGCAGAGAGACACTGTAAGCAGTGAGAGCAGAAGAACTAAAGGTAAactgacaggttttagagtagcagccgtgttagtctgtattcacaaaaagaaaaggagtacttgtggcaccttagagactaacaaatttatttgagcataagctttcatgagctacagctcacttccaccaaatgcatccgatgaagtgagctgtaactcacgaaagcttatgctcaaataaatttgttagtctctaaggtgccacaagtactccttttctttttttaaaggtaaactAGCACCTCTTGCCATATTGCCATTCTCAGTTACAGTGCTGGAGCAGGCAGGGAAACAAAGTAAACGAAGCAGAGGAGCCTGCTTATCCCGATGCTCTGCTTCTAGGACCATGTCCTGGCCACCTGTGCAAAACCTGAGTAAAGGGGCCAGTGCGGGGCACTTGCATGAGGGCTGGGGTTGGCAGGCTGCACTTCTGGGTCTCCATTCATGCTGGAGAGGTTCAGCAGCAGGAGAAATGTTTTGGTAAGAGACTTCCATTGTACAAGCAGAATAGTTACTGCAGGGCAAATCCTGCCCCCTAGCTATGTGTGCACAATTGCTAAACAGTGGCCTGCCAGGGGAGTGGTGCACAAATATCTATGGGCAAGACCCAAGCCTGCGCAGGTTTTCAGAAGCCTTAGCCAATGGCTCTTGAGTAATCTCAGTGCACCAGCGGCCATTTGTTAGTCCGGGCTCAGCAAGTCTCCTGTACCAATCCTTGTCATCCCACTGCAAtcccctgctctccttccctgctccccagccccaaccAAGCTGCTCTTTAAAACTAGTTCACAGGCAACATCAAGCTGAGTCTTAGCCACAAAGGACAATTTAAAGGTCTTGGAAGAATGAAAGTGCCTGTCTGAACATGCTCCTGAAGGATGGCAGTCTGGTGAACACCTGGGTCCTCTGTTCAGCAACAGAGCCACCAGCCTGTCTGGACGACTTGCAGTTGTTGTTGGTGTTCCACACCCCAAGCTGGGCCAGGTCTTCCTCTAAAGCCCCTGACAGCTCCTTCAGCTCCCTGGAGGCACCTGCTTTCAGGTACTGCCAGGCTTTGTGGCCGCTGTGGTCCCGCAGGCTCGTGTTGGCACCGTAGGCTCCCACCAACACCTTGATGACCATCTCGTGTCCCTGCAGGGCAGCCAGATGCAGGGGGGTCAGCCCACCACTGGCTGTGGGAATGTTGACATCTGCATGGTAGCCCTTCTTCTCTGCACAGGTGATCATCTCGATCAGGGCCTCATGGTGGCCATGCTTGGCCAGCCAGTGGAGGGCAGTGAACCCTGTCACAAAATCTCTCCTGTTCAGCAGACTGGGATCCATGTCTAGCAATCTCATGATGCTCTCAGGGTCCCCCTGGGCCACAGTCAGCATCCACTCATGCTCGAGGGGGTCTAGGGCTAAGGACAAGTCCTCAGGGCTCTGTTCCAACTTCTGCTCCAGCTCTTGGTGCATCCCCacagcagggctgctgctgctggctatCTTCTGAGCAGCTGCAAGCCACATGGCTCGCTCGGCTCCACTGCTCTGCAGCAGGACCTCCTTCAGGCCCCTCCGCCGCGCGCTGCCCCGGCCTATGGAGAGCCTGGCCGTATCAGAGCTCACATCCCAGTTACCGGAACCTCTACTACTCCAGCCCAGGCTCCTGGTCAGGTCCCTCTTCTGTGACTGGCAGAGATTCATGTTCCCTGCTGctgatgatgatgaagaggatGATAATACCTGGACTGTGGGGTTGGGCGTCTGGCTGTCAATAAGCGCTTCTGCTTGAGGCTGGGAGGCCTCTGGCAATACACGTGGCTCAGTGCCCTTTGATACCTCCAGACTCTCTTCCCTCTGCATCCTGGCCATGATGTCTCCTGCAGGCTTCACCATCCCCAAGATCTGCTCCCCGCGAGACATTCCTCTCCCTTTAAGGCATGATCGAGGCTCTCCGTGCTGCTGGGGTGTGGAGAAGTGGTTCCCTGTCCCGTTGAGACTCTGACGCCAGTCTCCCCGCCAGAGCTCTCCGGCTGCAGAGCTTCCTGAGTCTGCCTTAGAAATGTTGCA of the Dermochelys coriacea isolate rDerCor1 chromosome 9, rDerCor1.pri.v4, whole genome shotgun sequence genome contains:
- the SOWAHD gene encoding ankyrin repeat domain-containing protein SOWAHD isoform X2 — protein: MSRGEQILGMVKPAGDIMARMQREESLEVSKGTEPRVLPEASQPQAEALIDSQTPNPTVQVLSSSSSSSAAGNMNLCQSQKRDLTRSLGWSSRGSGNWDVSSDTARLSIGRGSARRRGLKEVLLQSSGAERAMWLAAAQKIASSSSPAVGMHQELEQKLEQSPEDLSLALDPLEHEWMLTVAQGDPESIMRLLDMDPSLLNRRDFVTGFTALHWLAKHGHHEALIEMITCAEKKGYHADVNIPTASGGLTPLHLAALQGHEMVIKVLVGAYGANTSLRDHSGHKAWQYLKAGASRELKELSGALEEDLAQLGVWNTNNNCKSSRQAGGSVAEQRTQVFTRLPSFRSMFRQALSFFQDL
- the SOWAHD gene encoding ankyrin repeat domain-containing protein SOWAHD isoform X1, with protein sequence MQQNLLVATFTQRNLARSRLVRLERRREPTVEEEGPCCWQQPSRCPARGRLGILPTQSSISPPSTGAIRKADSGSSAAGELWRGDWRQSLNGTGNHFSTPQQHGEPRSCLKGRGMSRGEQILGMVKPAGDIMARMQREESLEVSKGTEPRVLPEASQPQAEALIDSQTPNPTVQVLSSSSSSSAAGNMNLCQSQKRDLTRSLGWSSRGSGNWDVSSDTARLSIGRGSARRRGLKEVLLQSSGAERAMWLAAAQKIASSSSPAVGMHQELEQKLEQSPEDLSLALDPLEHEWMLTVAQGDPESIMRLLDMDPSLLNRRDFVTGFTALHWLAKHGHHEALIEMITCAEKKGYHADVNIPTASGGLTPLHLAALQGHEMVIKVLVGAYGANTSLRDHSGHKAWQYLKAGASRELKELSGALEEDLAQLGVWNTNNNCKSSRQAGGSVAEQRTQVFTRLPSFRSMFRQALSFFQDL